A genome region from Micromonospora peucetia includes the following:
- a CDS encoding DUF948 domain-containing protein, whose translation MGFFEVAALIAAIAFAMLVLILTLPILRLRHTVDATTRMINDLNDRTAPLLGDVNTTVKNVNTALEQVQTSLDGVNLQLAKVDTMTSHAQNVTANVANLATVVSAAAANPLVKVAAFGYGVRKAASARRHAETEREVRDTIKQQRRAAKRGNR comes from the coding sequence GTGGGCTTTTTCGAGGTCGCGGCGCTGATCGCGGCGATCGCGTTCGCGATGCTGGTGCTGATCCTGACGCTGCCCATTCTGCGGCTGCGGCACACCGTGGACGCCACCACCCGGATGATCAACGACCTCAACGACCGGACCGCGCCGCTGCTCGGTGACGTGAACACCACGGTGAAGAACGTCAACACCGCCCTGGAGCAGGTGCAGACCTCCCTGGACGGGGTCAACCTCCAGCTCGCAAAGGTCGACACCATGACCAGCCACGCGCAGAACGTCACCGCCAACGTCGCGAACCTGGCGACCGTCGTCTCCGCCGCCGCCGCCAACCCGTTGGTCAAGGTGGCCGCCTTCGGCTACGGCGTCCGCAAGGCCGCCTCGGCCCGCCGGCACGCCGAGACCGAGCGTGAGGTGCGCGACACCATCAAGCAGCAGCGGCGGGCCGCCAAGCGCGGCAACCGCTGA